In a genomic window of Carassius gibelio isolate Cgi1373 ecotype wild population from Czech Republic chromosome A3, carGib1.2-hapl.c, whole genome shotgun sequence:
- the LOC127947871 gene encoding gap junction gamma-1 protein-like, protein MSWSFLTRLLEEIQHHSTSVGKLWLTALVVFRIVLTAVGGESIYYDEQSKFVCNSGQPGCENVCYDAFAPLSHVRFWVFQIILSAMPSLLYMGYAANKISHNEELRGGTGAGAPAASESAGDGYTQRRPRKMYFGAQQHRPGHEDGEEEREDDPMIYEVPEIDNTRRGLVPPRPKPKVRHDGRRRIRDDGLMRVYVLQLLTRSALEAGFLAGQYLLYGFRVEPIFVCSDKPCPHRVDCFISRPTEKTIFLRIMYGVSCLCLLLNLWEMIHLGVGTLRDALHKRNESTTDDEYQLGLLAAGGVSVGVGGPSLSEGEPGGGVVGCGREADYVGYPFSWNTPSAPPGYNIVVKPETMPYTDLNNAKMACKQNRANIAQEEQQQYGSNEDNFPSAGEARPPPINKDVIQLEAAIQAYTLQHHASNNHDEINTNDIDEKPQSNITKAPQKERKQRSKHGKSGSAGSSSGSSSSSKSGEGKPSVWI, encoded by the coding sequence ATGAGCTGGAGCTTCCTGACACGTCTGCTGGAGGAGATCCAGCACCACTCCACGTCGGTGGGGAAACTCTGGCTCACTGCGCTAGTTGTCTTCCGCATCGTACTCACTGCGGTGGGCGGCGAATCCATATACTATGATGAGCAGAGTAAGTTTGTCTGCAACTCGGGCCAGCCAGGATGTGAGAACGTCTGCTACGATGCCTTCGCGCCGCTCTCACACGTGCGATTCTGGGTTTTTCAGATCATTCTGTCCGCCATGCCCTCTTTGCTCTATATGGGCTACGCGGCCAATAAGATCTCCCACAACGAGGAACTGCGGGGCGGCACGGGGGCCGGGGCTCCAGCCGCAAGTGAATCAGCAGGGGACGGATACACTCAGCGCAGACCGAGAAAGATGTACTTTGGTGCACAGCAGCACCGGCCAGGACATGAGGATGGGGAGGAGGAACGCGAGGACGACCCCATGATCTACGAAGTGCCTGAGATAGACAACACGCGTCGTGGGTTGGTGCCACCGCGACCCAAACCCAAAGTGCGCCATGATGGGCGCCGGCGAATACGAGACGATGGTCTGATGCGAGTGTATGTGCTACAGCTGCTGACCCGCTCCGCACTGGAGGCAGGCTTTCTGGCGGGACAGTACCTGTTGTATGGCTTTCGCGTGGAACCAATCTTTGTGTGCTCTGATAAACCCTGCCCACACCGTGTGGACTGCTTCATCTCACGCCCCACCGAAAAGACCATCTTCCTCCGAATCATGTACGGTGTCAGCTGCCTTTGCCTGCTGCTAAACCTGTGGGAAATGATTCACCTCGGAGTGGGAACTCTCCGTGACGCACTACACAAACGAAACGAATCAACCACTGATGATGAGTACCAGCTCGGCTTGCTTGCGGCAGGGGGTGTGTCTGTCGGAGTCGGTGGGCCTTCACTCAGTGAGGGGGAACCAGGAGGCGGAGTTGTGGGCTGCGGACGAGAAGCAGACTACGTTGGTTATCCCTTCTCCTGGAACACCCCTTCTGCGCCACCAGGTTACAACATTGTGGTGAAGCCTGAGACGATGCCATACACAGACCTGAACAATGCCAAGATGGCGTGCAAGCAGAACCGTGCCAACATTGCAcaggaggagcagcagcagtaCGGCTCCAACGAGGACAACTTCCCATCTGCAGGTGAGGCGAGACCGCCTCCCATCAACAAAGATGTGATACAGTTAGAGGCAGCGATTCAAGCCTATACCTTGCAGCACCATGCTAGCAATAACCACGACGAGATAAACACCAATGACATAGACGAGAAGCCTCAGAGCAACATCACCAAAGCACCACAGAAGGAGCGAAAGCAACGGTCCAAGCATGGAAAATCTGGGAGCGCTGGGAGCAGCagcggcagcagcagcagcagcaagtcAGGAGAAGGCAAACCATCTGTCTGGATCTGA